Part of the Cohnella candidum genome, CCTCGTTCCGACCGGCATTGAAACGGACCGTCATTACGCAGACTCGATATTCGAAATCCCGGAACGGCCGAACGTGCCCGCGCCCGAATGGACAAACCCGAGCTATTGCCACCATCAGCAGTCTTTCGCGGGCGTGGATAACGAGGAGGAAGGTTTCCTGGTCGCCAACCGCGGCTTAAACGAATACGAGGTGCTCCGGGACGGACGGAACACGATCGCGGTGACGCTGCTCCGCGCCGTCGGCGAGTTGGGCGACTGGGGCGTGTTCCCGACGCCGGAAGCCCAATGCCCGGGACGCCATACCGCCGAGTTCGCGCTGATTCCTTACCGCGGTGCGAAAGCTCGGTCCGGAGCGGCCGCACGCGCCTCCCAGTATAAAGTTCCGTGGACCGTCCGGCAGACCGATGTTCACGAAGGAAAACTCCCGTCCCGGCATGCTTTCCTCGCGTGGGAAGGCGATTCACTGGCTCTCACGGCCGTGAAGGTGAACGAGAACACCGGCGACCTGATGTTCCGTTGGTACAACATGTCCCGTTCGGAATCGCGGTTGACCGCAGTCTTGCAGGCCGTTACCGGTGAAGGGGAATGGTACGAGAGCAACGTGCTGGAAGAGGTTTTGTCCGAACGTCAGCCAGGCGCAGCCGGTATCGGCCGAATCGAGAGAGAAGTCCGTCCCTCGGAAATCGTCACGCTCGGCTTCCGAACGAAGTAAACGCACTAATTACGCGAAACGGAGTGAATGTCCCGATGATTCCGATTCAACCGATATGGCAAAATCCCGGCATCTTTCAGATCAACCGAGAGCCTGCGCGCTCGCACTATGTTCCGTTCGCCGGCGCGACGCAAGCGAAGAGAGGCCGGCGGGGCGAGTCTCCGTTCTACCAGACCCTGAACGGCTCCTGGAAATTCCAATACCGGGAAAGCGTCACCTTGGTGAAGGAAGCGTTCTACGAAGAGGGTTTTGACGCCGGCGCTTGGGACGACCTCATCGTTCCTTCCTGCTGGCAGACGAACGGTTACGATCAAATGCACTACACGAACGTGAATTATCCGTTTCCGGTCGACCCGCCGCACGTGCCGGACCGGAACCCGGCCGGTTTGTACATCCGGGATTTCAATATCGCAGCCGGATGGGAAGGCAAGTCCAAGTACGCCGTATTCGAAGGCGTCAACTCCTGTTTCTACCTGTGGGTGAACGGTTCTTTCGTCGGCTACAGCCAAGGAAGCCGCGTCCCCGCTGAATTCGACCTGTCGCCGTATCTGCGCTCCGGCAAGAATCGCATGGCCGTTCTCGTGCTCAAGTGGTGCGACGGCTCCTATCTGGAGGACCAAGACCTGTGGAGGTACTCCGGTATTTTCCGCGACGTCTACCTGCTGGCAAGGGATCAGAAGCACGTCCGTGACGCGGAAGTGCGGCAAAAGCTCTCTGAAGGACTGGACCGGGCGGAAGCGGAGATTGTTCTTGACGTGACAGGCGCGCTCGACGTCCGGGCGGAGTTGTTCGACGCGGATGGCCAAGTGGTCGGCACGGGCAACGTTACGCTGAACGGCGGCAAGGGCAGCATCCTTCTGGAAGTGGAGCAGCCGCGCTTATGGAGCGCCGAATCCCCGTATTTGTATCAGTTGTACCTTTATGCGGGAGAAGAAGTTCTGCGGTTCCCCGTCGGCTTCCGGCGTATCGAGATCACGGACGGCGTGTTCCGGGTTAACGGCGCCGCGGTCAAGCTGAAAGGCGTCAACCGCCACGATTCCCATCCCGTGCTCGGCCAAACGGTTTCCCTGAACCATATGATCGCGGATTTGCTCCTGATGAAACGGCACAACGTGAACGCGATCCGAGCTTCGCATTACCCGAACGATCCGCGTTTCCTCGAGCTTTGCGATCATTACGGCTTTTACGTCGTGGACGAAGCCGACTTGGAGAGCCACGGCATGGGCAACGCGGGGCCGTGGGAATCCGGGATTCTTCACCGACTGACCGCCGATCCGGCTTGGCTAGGCGCATATCTGGACCGGGCCGAGCGGATGGTCGAGCGCGACAAAAACCGGGCTTGCGTCGTCATGTGGTCGCTCGGCAACGAGTCCGGCTACGGCATTAACCACATCGCCATGGCGGAATGGATCAAGCAGCGGGATCCGTCCCGCCCGGTCCACTACGAAAGCGCGGCGCCCGGCTACAAGGGCCATCCGAATATCGACTGCCTGGACGTCGAAAGCCGGATGTACGCGACCGTCGATTACATCGAGGAATACGCACGCAACGCCGACAATAAGAAACCGATGTTTCTGTGCGAATACAGCCACGCGATGGGCAACGGACCGGGCGACTTGAAAGACTATTGGGATGTCATTTACCGGTATCCGAAACTGATGGGCGGCTGCGTGTGGGAGTGGTGCGACCACGGCATTGCGGCGACAACCGCCGACGGGCGGCCTTATTACGCTTACGGCGGCGATTTCGGGGATATGCCCCATGACGGGAACTTCTGCGTTGACGGACTGGTCAGCCCGGATCGGAAGCCGCACGCCGGCTTGCTGGAGCTGAAGCAGGTGATCGCGCCCGTCCGCTTCGAAGCGGAGGATTTGGCCGCGGGCTTAATCCGGGTTACGAACGGCTACGACTTCCGGGATTTGTCGCACGTTTCGCTGTACTGGAAAGTCGAGGAGGAGGGAGAACTGCTGGCGCAAGGCTCTATCCAAGAGCTAAACGTCGGTCCCCAAACGGATGCAATCATCACGCTGCCGTATGCTCAGACGCCGGAGACGGAAGGCGAGCTCGTACTGACCCTCTCGTGCCGACTCCGGGAAGAAACCGACTGGGCGGAGCCGGGCTATGAATTGGCATTCGGCCAGTTCCGGATCGCAGCCACGAATGTTGCTGCTTCATCGGATGTTCCGGTTGTTCGCAAAAAAATGTCGGCCATGGAAACGAACGGGCAGTTGGTCATTGAAGGCTTCGATTTTGAGTACGCGTTCGATCTTTCGTCCGGTACGTTCGTGAGCATCTCTAAAAACGGCGTACCGCTGCTGGCGGAACCGGCACGCTTCGCCATCTGGCGGGCGCCGACGGACAACGACATGCACATCAGGAAGAAGTGGCAGGAGGAAGGCTACGACCGGGCGGAAACGAAGGTCTATCTCTGCGAATGGAACCAACCGTCGCCCGAACGCGCGGAAATCCGCGTATCGTACGCCTTAGCGGGTTATTCCAAACCTCCGGTCCTGCGCGGAACGGCGGAGTGGACCGTGTACGGCGACGGAGAAATCCGGCTCGGGACGGACGTCGAGGTTCGCGAGGAACTGCCGTATTTGCCGAGATTCGGCTTGCGGTGGGCGATGCCGGAAAACAGCGACGAAGTCGAATATTTCGGCTACGGCCCGCACGAGAGCTATGTCGACAAGCGCCAAAGCGTCAAGCTCGGCCGTTATCTCCTTACGGTGAACGACATGTACGTACCGTACATCATGCCGCAAGAGCATGGTTCCCGTTACGGAACCGAATGGGCGATCGTGTCGAACGAGCAGGGGATAGGGCTGCGGTTCGCCTCCTCCGAACCGTTCTCGTTCAACGCTTCCCATTTTACGCCGGAGGATTTGACGATCGCGACCCATGAGCCGGAGCTGTCCCCGAGAAAGGAAACGATCGTCCATCTTGATTACCGCATGAGCGGCGTGGGCTCCAATTCCTGCGGTCCCGAGCTGGCGGAGAAATACCGACTCGGCGAGAAGCGATTCCGTTTCGACCTGTCGATCCTGCCGGTTTTCAAAGAGGACTAAGAGGAAGGCGGCTCCTACCAAACGGGGGCCGCTTCTCTTATTCGCCGGCTGTCAATTTTTACAATATAAAGATTTCGGAAACTTCATCCCGGGCTGTCTTATAATAGTCTCATCAAGTCACTATCACCGAGGTGAACCCATGCGGCGCTTGGTCTCGGCTTTCCGGACGTCGATACGGCAGAACAAGCTGTTCTACTCTTTGAAAAACAGGGTAACGGCCGTTTTTCTGCTCAGTTCCATGATTACGTTCATTCTTGTAAGCGCTGCCTCTTACTATACGATCTATTCAATTCTTTACAATAAAATCGAGAAAAGCATCCAATTGACGCTGGATCAGGTGTCCCGGGATACCGATTCCGCCATGGACAACCTGCTGTCCGTATCGAGCCAGCTCAGCTATGGCGGCATCGTGTCTAACGATTTGGCGAACTTCCTGTCCACGGACAGCTATTCGAGCAAACGCACGCACTACGACAATATCAACTCTTACTTGAACCTGATCGATTACACGAACCCGACGGCGGGTTTCCATTTTTATTACCGGAAAGATTCGAAGGACATCCTGTTCGGCAATGCCAACCTGAACCGGGATTTTAGCCTGGACGGCCTTCCCGTGCTGACCCAGAAGACGCTTTTCACCTTTTACGGCCCTTACAAGTCGTTCTCGGGCGGCCAGAGCGACCTGGTCATTTCCATGTCGCGCCCGGTCGACATCCAAGGGGACTACAGCCTGAAGCTCTACCTGGAATCGAACCTGAGCGTGCTGCCGCGGATTCTGAAAACGGAGCAGCTCGGCATGCCGGTCAGTTACGCGATCGTCAGCGATGCCGGTCAGGTGGTGTACAGCGAGCTGCCGGACGTTTTGACGCAAGGAGCGGCTTATGCCGGAGGGCTAAAGTCGACTCCGGATGCTTATTTGTTCGAAAGCGGCAGCCACTATGGCTGGAAGCTGCTTGCGGCGTTCAATAAAAGCGCGTTTAATCTGGAAATCCGGAACTGGGCGCTGAGAATGGGCTTGCTCGGCATCGGGGTGATGCTTATCAGCCTCATGCTCGGCTATGTAGTCTGGCGCGCGGTGTACGTGCCGATCCGCGTGTTCAAGAAGGAAATCAACCTGATGGCTTCCAGTCAGTTCGACACGGTGACCGAGCGGACGAACGTAGCCGAATTCGACAAGGTGCTCAAGGAATTCCACCAGATGAAAGACCGGATCCAGTCGCTGCTCGTGGAAGTGAAGCAGAAGGAAACGGATAAACGGCAGCTGGAGGTCGACAAGCTGCTGTCCCAGATCAATCCCCATTTTCTATACAACACCCTGAACACGGTGCAATGGATCGCCAGGGCCGAAAGACAACCGAAGATCGTCAAGCTCGTCGCGGAACTGACGCGCCTTCTGCGATACAACCTCGGGAAGGAAGGCTCCGTCGTCACGGTCGCGCGGGAGCTGTCGGCCTTGAAGGATTACGTTTCCTTGCAGCTCGTGCGCAACGACCACCAGTTCGAGGTACTCTTTGAAGTGGACGAGGGTGTCGATAACGTGGCCATCCCGCGGTTCATTCTGCAGCCGCTCGTGGAAAACGCGATTTATCACGGCTTGAACGAAGGAGAGGGAACGATCGTCGTCAAGGTCGCGAAGGAAGGACCGAACCTCGTCACCGTCCAAGTTCAGGACGACGGCGCCGGCTTGTCGGAAGACCGGCTGCGGCTGATGCTTGAAGGTGGACGGGAGGGGCGGACCGACGTCGGGCTCGGCATCGGGCTCAGTTACGTGAACAAAATGCTGGAGGTTCATTACGGGGAAGGCTGCAAACTGTCGATCGACAGCTTGCCGGGTGCCGGAACGACGTATAGCTTCGCCATTCCGAACAGGGAGGTTCAACACCATGAGGATTTGGAACAACAGCGGGCATGACGAAGGCAGCCGCCACGCCATCGGCAACGGACACATGCTCGTTTACGGCATCGGACCGAACCTGGAGTACGTGTACGGACCTCCATACAGCAGCCCGCCTTTCATCTCCATGAACATTGAATCGGCAGGGGCTGAGCTGTCTTGCGAGACGGAGAGGGTGACGGGCAGCGCGGTTTGGAAGCATCGAGTCCGGAAGTCCGACCGCAAGCAAGCGGCGATCATAACGGATTACATGCTGCCGGATCGGAATTTGTTCGTGCGGGACATCGAAGCGGAGACCGGACTCCGTTTCCGGCTCGAACCGCTGCCGGGGATCCGCAAGGTGAATGCCGGCGGAAGTTATTTCGGGGAAATTCCCGGCGCCGTTTCGTTTCTGTTCAGCTATGCGAAAGGCCCGACGTTTCTGGCTTACGATCCGGTCACCGAGGAAGGCGAGCTTCTCGTCACGGTGGTCGGAGGAGAATGGAGGGAAGACGACCGGGAAGGCGTTCCCGTCCTTCGGGTGTTACCGGGAAAGTCCCGAATCGTCTTCGCTGCGGGCTTCCGATTTCCGGACTTGATACGCGATACCGCCGAGGCTTTGTTGGAAGTCGAAGACGACTCACTCGAGCGGACGATGGCGTTCTGGCATCAATATACGTCCAGGCGGACGAATTTCGACTCGCTCATTCCGGATGCGCATCCAAGGAAAGCGGAAATGCTCGCGGCGATCGACAGCGTATCCGTTCTGCTGAAATGCCAACAGTCCTCGGAGGGCGGCGGCGTGCCCGGACATCGATACAGCCCGATGGCTTATGTGCGGGATCTCGCGGGCGTTCTTCGCGGCTACCTCGCTTTGGGTTACCGCGAAGAGGCCCGGGCGATCTTGCAGTTCTGGAAGCGAAAGTGGGAACGCTTCGGCAATCTCGAGAACGCGGAAGGCGTCGGCGACGATTCCGTCCGTCTCAGCGGAGGCAATAACGAAGTGGAAGTCCCCGCGCTGATGCTGCTGTGCTGCTTCGAATATGACCGAGCGACGGGAGACGAACATTTGCTTCGGGACCTATGGCCCGCGATGGAATGGGCGTTCTCGGTCCAGTTGGGGCATCTCGCCGGCGGCATGCTCGAATTCAGCAGCGACGAAACCTACATCGCGGGAGGCGTGTTTCCTCGCCGCCTCATCTTCCAAGGT contains:
- a CDS encoding sensor histidine kinase; this translates as MRRLVSAFRTSIRQNKLFYSLKNRVTAVFLLSSMITFILVSAASYYTIYSILYNKIEKSIQLTLDQVSRDTDSAMDNLLSVSSQLSYGGIVSNDLANFLSTDSYSSKRTHYDNINSYLNLIDYTNPTAGFHFYYRKDSKDILFGNANLNRDFSLDGLPVLTQKTLFTFYGPYKSFSGGQSDLVISMSRPVDIQGDYSLKLYLESNLSVLPRILKTEQLGMPVSYAIVSDAGQVVYSELPDVLTQGAAYAGGLKSTPDAYLFESGSHYGWKLLAAFNKSAFNLEIRNWALRMGLLGIGVMLISLMLGYVVWRAVYVPIRVFKKEINLMASSQFDTVTERTNVAEFDKVLKEFHQMKDRIQSLLVEVKQKETDKRQLEVDKLLSQINPHFLYNTLNTVQWIARAERQPKIVKLVAELTRLLRYNLGKEGSVVTVARELSALKDYVSLQLVRNDHQFEVLFEVDEGVDNVAIPRFILQPLVENAIYHGLNEGEGTIVVKVAKEGPNLVTVQVQDDGAGLSEDRLRLMLEGGREGRTDVGLGIGLSYVNKMLEVHYGEGCKLSIDSLPGAGTTYSFAIPNREVQHHEDLEQQRA
- a CDS encoding glycoside hydrolase family 2 TIM barrel-domain containing protein, producing the protein MIPIQPIWQNPGIFQINREPARSHYVPFAGATQAKRGRRGESPFYQTLNGSWKFQYRESVTLVKEAFYEEGFDAGAWDDLIVPSCWQTNGYDQMHYTNVNYPFPVDPPHVPDRNPAGLYIRDFNIAAGWEGKSKYAVFEGVNSCFYLWVNGSFVGYSQGSRVPAEFDLSPYLRSGKNRMAVLVLKWCDGSYLEDQDLWRYSGIFRDVYLLARDQKHVRDAEVRQKLSEGLDRAEAEIVLDVTGALDVRAELFDADGQVVGTGNVTLNGGKGSILLEVEQPRLWSAESPYLYQLYLYAGEEVLRFPVGFRRIEITDGVFRVNGAAVKLKGVNRHDSHPVLGQTVSLNHMIADLLLMKRHNVNAIRASHYPNDPRFLELCDHYGFYVVDEADLESHGMGNAGPWESGILHRLTADPAWLGAYLDRAERMVERDKNRACVVMWSLGNESGYGINHIAMAEWIKQRDPSRPVHYESAAPGYKGHPNIDCLDVESRMYATVDYIEEYARNADNKKPMFLCEYSHAMGNGPGDLKDYWDVIYRYPKLMGGCVWEWCDHGIAATTADGRPYYAYGGDFGDMPHDGNFCVDGLVSPDRKPHAGLLELKQVIAPVRFEAEDLAAGLIRVTNGYDFRDLSHVSLYWKVEEEGELLAQGSIQELNVGPQTDAIITLPYAQTPETEGELVLTLSCRLREETDWAEPGYELAFGQFRIAATNVAASSDVPVVRKKMSAMETNGQLVIEGFDFEYAFDLSSGTFVSISKNGVPLLAEPARFAIWRAPTDNDMHIRKKWQEEGYDRAETKVYLCEWNQPSPERAEIRVSYALAGYSKPPVLRGTAEWTVYGDGEIRLGTDVEVREELPYLPRFGLRWAMPENSDEVEYFGYGPHESYVDKRQSVKLGRYLLTVNDMYVPYIMPQEHGSRYGTEWAIVSNEQGIGLRFASSEPFSFNASHFTPEDLTIATHEPELSPRKETIVHLDYRMSGVGSNSCGPELAEKYRLGEKRFRFDLSILPVFKED